The proteins below are encoded in one region of Balaenoptera ricei isolate mBalRic1 chromosome 6, mBalRic1.hap2, whole genome shotgun sequence:
- the LOC132367176 gene encoding olfactory receptor 13C7-like yields MARSNWTFLLVRFILLGLSAHPRLEKMFFVLILPMYLVILLGSGVLILVTILDSRLHKPMYFFLRNLSFLDICYTASSVPLILDSFLTPRKTISFSACFGQMFLSFAMGTTEYVLLSMMAFDRSVAICNPLRYSVVMSKAAYLPMASSWAAGIINTVVQTSLAIRLPLCGDNIINHFTCEILAVLKLACADISISVTSLRTTIIIFLGIPVLFIFFSYVFVIATILRIPSAEGREKAFSTCSAHLTVVVIFYGTIVFMYAKPKSKDPLGTDKQDLSGKLISLFYGVVTPMLNPIIYSLRNKDVKAAVKDFVCQKHLSNVALCI; encoded by the coding sequence ATGGCCAGGTCCAATTGGACCTTCCTCCTGGTGAGGTTCATTCTCCTGGGCCTCTCAGCCCACCCAAGGCTGGAGAAAATGTTCTTTGTGCTCATCCTGCCCATGTACCTGGTGATCCTGCTGGGCAGCGGGGTCCTCATCCTGGTGACCATCCTTGACTCCCGCCTACACAAGCCCATGTACTTCTTCCTGAGGAACCTCTCCTTCCTGGACATCTGCTACACAGCCTCCTCAGTCCCCCTCATCCTGGATAGCTTCCTGACCCCCAGGAAAACCATCTCCTTCTCAGCTTGTTTTGGGCAGATGTTCCTCTCCTTTGCCATGGGAACCACGGAGTATGTGCTCCTGAGCATGATGGCGTTTGATCGCTCCGTGGCCATCTGCAACCCCCTGAGGTACTCTGTGGTCATGAGCAAGGCTGCCTATTTGCCCATGGCCAGCTCCTGGGCAGCTGGTATCATCAACACTGTGGTCCAAACATCCCTTGCAATACGACTGCCCCTCTGTGGGGACAACATCATCAACCACTTCACCTGTGAGATCCTGGCTGTCCTGAAGTTGGCCTGTGCTGACATCTCCATCAGTGTGACCAGTCTGAGGACAACAATTATTATCTTCCTGGGCATCCCAGTTCTGTTCATCTTTTTCTCCTATGTGTTCGTCATTGCTACCATCCTGAGGATCCCCTCAGCTGAGGGGAGGGAAAAGGCCTTCTCCACCTGCTCTGCCCACCTCACAGTTGTGGTCATATTCTATGGGACCATTGTCTTTATGTATGCCAAGCCCAAGTCTAAggacccactggggacagataaaCAGGACCTTTCAGGCAAGCTCATCTCCCTCTTCTATGGGGTGGTGACTCCCATGCTCAACCCCATCATCTACAGCCTAAGGAACAAAGATGTAAAGGCTGCTGTGAAGGACTTTGTGTGTCAGAAACACCTGagtaatgttgcattgtgtatctag